The following nucleotide sequence is from Anopheles stephensi strain Indian chromosome 3, UCI_ANSTEP_V1.0, whole genome shotgun sequence.
ttgacaaTGGTGAATCCCCATTCTAATTGCTGGCTATTAGGCCAATCACAACCATATCCAGATTCAAAAGATTGGGATGGCACTGAGTGTGCCACAGTTTCTAACTGTCTCACATGGCTCATTACATTAAATCTAGTTACCAATGTCATTGACATTgacaaacaaataacaaaacttAGAGCAGGGCTCCAAAATTATTTCCTCCATTGTTCACGTCTTTCTCCAGTCTGTAATTATACGTGCCACGAGCCCTAGGCTGCAATTAAACGCCAAACGTTAATTGCTTCCAGCTCGGACGAAAATCTTTAATGAGCGTCGGAAACAATATGTTAGGCATATCTAAGCCACATCTATATCACACCATGATAGAATTGAGATGAGATGGTTCCCCAGTTGATCCAGCAAAACTGAAGGTCATACATTGAGTTCACTTCTTAGTCACCTATAAGTTACCAACGTTGAACATGCGCAACTGGAACGTAGTGCAGGATCTGTTTGGGATTCACCCGCCACCCGGTCATCTTTAACGGTTTTATTGACATTTGTATGACAAATTGCTTAAACAACAGACAAACCCTTCTAGTAATAGCGAGCCGTTGTGACTAGGCAGACTAGACAGATACCAACCAGTACACGACAAGTTCGGTACGCTCGTACAATATGTTTCTTGATAAAATATCTTtgattccatcattttccAAGATCCATTGAATTAATGTTTAGGGATTCATCCCTGTTCGGTAGGGGTACCGAAGACCTCCAACATTAGGTGGTCTTATTATGTTGTTCATCACTGTACGCAACTGATAAGCGAACATAAATATACAACCTAGTAATCAAATAAAACGTGTAAACTGATAGTATCAAAACTATGAATAATAATTCACTGATATAAATTCAAAAacattctacaaaaaaaaaggaattgaaTGATAACATTATTGAATTGGTGAAGGTAGAGATAAGCCAGCCAACTAACTGCTCGGCAGTGAGCTAGCCATGGGTACGCCGGCGTGGAGTCACAGCTCGAAAAGACGTGCTACAGTAAGCTTGTGCGTGAAGAAATACAGACCCGGTACAGTAGCTGTACCAAATATGTGTGCCCCGGTGTGATATGATCTCTATAATCCGGTGCTTCAAACAAAATGACGGACGAAGTAACGTTGGTAACGTGTCTCATCTTGACCACGATCTGTGTTGGTAAGCAACGGTAGCGGACTGCACCTTCATACATGGTTTAATTGGTGCGGTTTTGAATTCAGTAGTGCTCGGCTCATCGATTCCAGCGATCGTTATACGCGGTCCCCGAATTGCTGTACAGTACGAAAGGATACAGCTGACATGTTTCACTCTCACCGAGCACAAACACATCCAGTGGTATTTCTCCTCCGACACGTTCGATGCACATTATAAGGTGAGGTGAGCTGAGGCTTGGCATGCGAACGGGGGGCCACCGCTTTAacagttcccttttttcccgtgCGTGTTCAGCCATCCAGTGAGGTACGTTTGAGCTCAAACCGAACCACCCTAACGATCCGACCGGTGGATAAAGCTCACGTCGGAAGCTATCGGTGTTGTGCGACGGAAACGGGCTGTGCCAGCATGCACCTATCCGTACTGTCCGTGCTGGACGATCATTCAACGCTCACTGCGCCCAACAGCGGTGTGCTCGATGTATCAAATCGGGGCAACTTCTCGATCGCTGTCTATCACCCACCGTTCGTCGGTGGAGCGGTTTACATCGATCGTGAACCTAGCCTTAGCTTCTGCGATCACTTCCGAACGCATTCGAGAGCATGCGAGGAACAGCGCTCGTTGGACACGCTGTCGTACACAGTGCGCAACGTTACGCAGGAAGATGGTGGCCAGTTTGACCTGTGGATACACTTCAACCGAAAGGTGGAACGATTTCATTTGCACATCTTGGTGCATGGTAGGTAGCACGCTAGCAGTAGGACATCTTCAACTTGTGTACTTTAAACTACGTACGTTCGTTTCACCCTGACAGGCAGCCCGATTGCGCAGATGGAGCAGTACAATGTTCTGCAAAGTGCAGATCATGTCAGCTTCCGGTGCCGAGGAGTTGCGTATCCGGCGCCAAACGTAACCTTTTCCTACACACCTTGTTCGCTCACGAAAATGGACCAAGGATCGAGCAGTGTACAGAGTAGATACTGCGACAAAAGCATCATCTTGCCGCAAGGTCTGGTATGGGTAAGTGCCGTAGTCGTTTaggcgaaacaaaacagaccaactagaaagagagagagcgagagagttaATGTAAAATTCGTTCTTAGTTATCTCGCATCTACCataaaacaaactttgaaGCAATCGTTCCCTCATGGCCGTTAGTCTACGGTCCCGGTATCGTGTCCTGTCAGGTGGCGAACAGTGAGGGTACCACAACGGTCAGCACCTTGCTGTACGTGCGCAATTTCCTCGACTGAACCACACTTAGGCCACTTTATTCACATCGCGCTCGAACCGGCCGAAGCACGTGCCACGTACAGATGTCTCGGTACGAGCCGATTGGGTAGTGCCACCAAAACGTGGCACATTGTGCAGGAAGGTGGGTGATCGTAGCCGAAAACGCTGGTGGATGATAATGGTAGTGAATTATCGTTTCCCCTCTTCAGATTCAATGCAGTGGTTGTTGCTGAGCGGTGTGGGAGTTCTCGCTTTCTTTGCCCTGCTATCGATCGGTACCGTTGTGTGGGCTGTGGAAGCGTACCGACAGCTGCTCCAAAGGCAATCCGATCTGGAAGAGCAACTGAACAGTGCTAATGATACGGTATAGAGGTATCTTGCCGTAAGGATGTCCATTTTTGAGGCTTCTGAGCTACCGGTATCGATGTCAACATTAATATAGAATAGCTTTTTAATGCGTCGTCCGATTTAAAAGCTAGTTAAGCAAGTTTCAGATCTTTACGGCCCCCAATTTACGATTTCTTAAGGCTCTGAACAAACTTCAAGACGTCTGATCGGTTGCCTGGATGATAGGGCATCAGTTCGTTCGTTTAAAAACGGAGATATTCAACATTAAAGATGGATGGTACGCGGGCAGAACAGATGTGTCGatgataaaaatttaaacacgTGATATGACATGATCAAACCCCGATACTAAATTATAAGCAACCCAACTCGGTTGAGCTCTTTTGACGGGTGTGATCTCTAGCTCTAGTTGCAGCTTATCTGATAATTTTAAGCGCTAATAATTTATTGATTGATTCAAGATTAATGAGACcccaaacaaatcaaaatgatGTTGGCACTTCCCAGCAGCCCTGGTAGCAGGTCTATTGTTTTACGAATACAGATAGGTGATCGCACATCATTCAGAACTTCACTTATTTGGGGACAAAAGCCACCATCGTTTACAACATAGAAGTTAAGagacgcgcaagggtgctgtaCATCTTACAGCCAATCGTACGACCAATTAAACGCAATCAGAAAGCTTTGATTGGCAGGTTATAAGAGGGAAGGTCTCCCAACCCGGGGCAATGGCATTTCCCGATGACGGCGCTAGACAGTGAGCGGTATCGGGAACTCTGAGGATCTAATCTTGCCTGGATCGACCGCATGTAGGAAGGACTTTCATCGCCAGGTTAGAGAAGTATTTTCATGATCGGTAGGAGCATTTTTTTACACCACGATTAAATAGCTCTCGAATGAGCAATAGACTGTACGCTTATTTTAGTTAGTTGATTACGCTCCAAACAAACATTTCATCGGTTTAAAATTATAAGCTTGTGctggaaaaaccaaaacacatcTTCGCGTGAAACCGCTGTACAAAAAGAGCCATCAAATTGGAAACAAAATCCCAACCCCCCGCCCTGGTTAGTTTGCTATAATTTCTGCCGCCTTCTTGTCAGCCGTGCCATAAACACATGTTTATGGCGTGGAGTTTGTTGTGATATGTTGCGAGTACGTCGTCGTGCAGTGCGCACGGTTCAGTTCAACTCGCTTGCAGttaagttgaattcctcgctAATTAAATCACCCTCCCACCGTCACGATGGCCACTCCTTTGGCAGGAAAGTTAGCTCTGGTGACCGGTAAGTATAGAATGAAGCACCCCAGCCCAACCGAACCCGGGAACGCGCATTAAACAATGCATGGTGTTAACCAATCTGCACTGTTACGtaaaccacacatacacacaggggCCGGTTCTGGAATTGGACGGGCCACAAGCAAACTGTTGGCCCGGGACGGGGCGATCGTTGTTGCCGTCGATCGAAACGTACAGGCGGCCCAGGAAACGGTCTCATCGCTCGCAGCAACCGGTGACAATGGTGCGTACGAAATGGATGTCTCCTCCGGCGAGAGCATCGATGAGGTGCTGAAGGCAGTGGTCGCACGGTACAAAAAACCTCCGACGATCGTCGTCAATTCGGCGGGCATTACGCGTGACAACTTTCTGCTGAAAATGCCCGAATCCGATTTCGATGCGGTGATAAATGTGAATCTGAAGGGTACCTGGCTGGTGCTGCAGCGTTTCGGCCGTGCCATGATCGAGCACGAGCTGGCGGGCTCGATGGTGAACGTATCGTCGATCGTGGCTCGCACCGGAAACATCGGCCAGTCAAACTATTCGCCCAGCAAGGCAGGCGTCGAGGCTATGACCAAGGTGGTGGCGCGCGAGTTCGGACGGTACAACATACGGGTGAATGCGATCGTGCCGGGATTCATCCACACGCCCATGACGGGCACGGTGCCGCAGAAGGTGAAAGACATGATCATCATGCAGTGTGCCTTGCGGCGCTTCGGCAATCCGGAGGGTAGGTGCAGTGCAGCAACGATTACAGGCCATGGTATCAACGttaattttaaaactgttCGATCTGTGTGCTTTACAGAAATCGCGGAAGTAGCAGCCTTCCTGGCGTCGGATAAAAGCAGCTACGTTAACGGTACCTCGATCGAAGTGACGGGCGGATAGAtaactgctactactgctggtCAACCGAAAAATGTCGCCACCCTGCCCCAAAAGGGTTCGCGCGTTTGTAACCGATACAGGTGTTGCTCATAGCTCAAAGCTACCTCTTTCACAACGTGCTACCTCTCTCCACGTTTTAGCCATGCATTTACACTgttttgtaaaacaaaacctcaacAGCGGATTTTTCCCAATATTTTCCCAAGCAAATATTACCATTCATGGTTGTGTGTtcagaaaaagaagaacggaaaaaggtaaataaaaaataatgataataattatCGTACGAAAGACTCACACCATAAGTTAGAGATAAGGCTGCCAGCCGGCAAACACCTGGCAGAGATTGCGCTTGTTGGTCGCGTTGA
It contains:
- the LOC118511630 gene encoding uncharacterized protein LOC118511630 isoform X2, producing the protein MTDEVTLVTCLILTTICVVLGSSIPAIVIRGPRIAVQYERIQLTCFTLTEHKHIQWYFSSDTFDAHYKPSSEVRLSSNRTTLTIRPVDKAHVGSYRCCATETGCASMHLSVLSVLDDHSTLTAPNSGVLDVSNRGNFSIAVYHPPFVGGAVYIDREPSLSFCDHFRTHSRACEEQRSLDTLSYTVRNVTQEDGGQFDLWIHFNRKVERFHLHILVHGSPIAQMEQYNVLQSADHVSFRCRGVAYPAPNVTFSYTPCSLTKMDQGSSSVQSRYCDKSIILPQGLVWLSRIYHKTNFEAIVPSWPLVYGPGIVSCQVANSEGTTTVSTLLYVRNFLD
- the LOC118511630 gene encoding uncharacterized protein LOC118511630 isoform X1, encoding MTDEVTLVTCLILTTICVVVLGSSIPAIVIRGPRIAVQYERIQLTCFTLTEHKHIQWYFSSDTFDAHYKPSSEVRLSSNRTTLTIRPVDKAHVGSYRCCATETGCASMHLSVLSVLDDHSTLTAPNSGVLDVSNRGNFSIAVYHPPFVGGAVYIDREPSLSFCDHFRTHSRACEEQRSLDTLSYTVRNVTQEDGGQFDLWIHFNRKVERFHLHILVHGSPIAQMEQYNVLQSADHVSFRCRGVAYPAPNVTFSYTPCSLTKMDQGSSSVQSRYCDKSIILPQGLVWLSRIYHKTNFEAIVPSWPLVYGPGIVSCQVANSEGTTTVSTLLYVRNFLD
- the LOC118511631 gene encoding estradiol 17-beta-dehydrogenase 8 — protein: MATPLAGKLALVTGAGSGIGRATSKLLARDGAIVVAVDRNVQAAQETVSSLAATGDNGAYEMDVSSGESIDEVLKAVVARYKKPPTIVVNSAGITRDNFLLKMPESDFDAVINVNLKGTWLVLQRFGRAMIEHELAGSMVNVSSIVARTGNIGQSNYSPSKAGVEAMTKVVAREFGRYNIRVNAIVPGFIHTPMTGTVPQKVKDMIIMQCALRRFGNPEEIAEVAAFLASDKSSYVNGTSIEVTGG